A stretch of [Chlorobium] sp. 445 DNA encodes these proteins:
- a CDS encoding polyprenyl synthetase: MKLDEVFQPIESELQIFQQRFKEAMKSEVGLLDKVANYILKQKGKQIRPTLVLLSAKIAGGVSECTYRGAALVELLHTATLIHDDVVDTADMRRGIPAINALWKNKVAVLMGDYLLSRGLLLALKHNDYLFLTIVSDAVKRMSEGELLQIEKTRHLDIDETTYFRIISDKTASLIGTACEIGAASASNNDEARKKLRECGEAIGIAFQIRDDVLDYLGDANELGKPIGGDIKEKKITLPLIYALHQATATEREHIIEILKSNKKRALFSQEVVNFTRRYKGIEYAEDAARKYAAYATEALHAFPDSPSKVAMQKLINYAIDRRK; this comes from the coding sequence GTGAAACTCGACGAGGTCTTCCAACCGATTGAATCGGAATTGCAAATTTTTCAGCAGCGCTTCAAAGAGGCGATGAAGTCGGAAGTGGGCTTGCTCGATAAAGTTGCAAACTACATCTTGAAGCAAAAAGGCAAGCAAATTCGCCCGACACTGGTGTTGCTTTCCGCTAAGATTGCAGGCGGTGTGTCAGAGTGCACCTATCGTGGTGCCGCTTTGGTCGAATTGCTGCATACAGCTACGCTTATTCATGACGATGTCGTCGATACTGCCGATATGCGGCGAGGCATTCCTGCTATCAATGCCCTGTGGAAAAATAAGGTCGCTGTGCTCATGGGCGACTATCTGCTCTCGCGTGGCTTGCTGCTTGCACTCAAACACAACGACTACCTTTTCCTGACCATCGTCTCCGATGCGGTCAAACGCATGAGTGAAGGTGAGCTTTTGCAAATTGAGAAAACCCGTCATCTTGATATTGATGAGACGACCTACTTTCGCATTATCTCCGACAAAACCGCCTCGCTCATTGGCACAGCCTGCGAAATTGGTGCTGCCAGCGCCAGCAACAATGACGAAGCGCGCAAAAAACTGCGTGAATGCGGTGAAGCTATCGGCATCGCTTTTCAAATCCGAGACGATGTGCTCGACTATCTCGGCGATGCCAATGAACTTGGCAAGCCCATCGGCGGCGACATTAAAGAAAAGAAAATTACGCTTCCGCTGATTTACGCCCTGCATCAAGCTACGGCAACCGAACGCGAACACATCATTGAAATTCTCAAAAGCAACAAAAAACGTGCCCTCTTCAGCCAAGAGGTTGTCAATTTCACGCGCCGCTATAAAGGCATTGAATATGCTGAAGACGCCGCACGAAAATATGCGGCATACGCTACAGAAGCCTTGCACGCCTTCCCAGACTCGCCCAGCAAAGTCGCAATGCAAAAACTTATCAACTACGCCATAGACCGTAGGAAATAA